The Synechococcus sp. WH 8101 sequence TGCTGGGTTTCCAGCAACTTGTTGAAGGGCACGAAGCGGACCGTGCTGCTGCGCTTGTGCAGGCGGTAGTTGTTCAGACCGGTGACTTCAATGCGATACATCTTCGCTTTCTGGCCGATTCCTTGCATCATCTGTGTGATGCCCTCGTTGGCCACCTGGGTGGGCTGGAAGGCGGCGCCGCTGGCCGCCGGACTCACCACCGGAACCGCGCGATTCTGGTGCAGGGCCTTGCCGAGTCGGAATTGGCGGCCGGCCGTGTCGCCCTTGACGGAGGCGGCAGCACCGCGTGCCAGTTGCATCAGCCAGGAGAACTGGCGCCCTTCCTGACCAGCGCTGTAGTTCCAGCCGTGCAGGTAGGGCACCACCTCTTCGCCGAAACGCTCCTGATATTCAGCGCTGTCGATGTAGGCATCGATTTCGGCATCAAAACCCTGCTCCTGCAGGATCGTGAAGTGGTGCAGCATCTCGGCCTTGTTCTGGGGTGCCCGGCCGAGCAGATGCTTGTGGTTCAGTTCGATGAAGTGATAGGGATTGCAGTTATTGAAGAACTTCTCGCGATACAGCCCGCTCTTGGCCAAGTTGCGCATCAGTTCGCGCACACTCAGATATCCGTTGCGAAACAAGGATTCAACGCCATCAAGGCGCTCACTGTCCATGATGTATTGGCCACCAAAGACTTGCTGATAAGCAGCGCGAAGCACCGCTTCTTTGTCGTTTGAAGATCCTGTGTTCCAGTTTTCACGATTGCGTTCAGCGCGGAAGCGCTCGATGCCCAGATAGGCCGCATTTTTCAGAGCCATGTGCTTGGGGATTGGTGGGAGTGGAGAGGTCATTGCGATCAGTGAAGCCGGCCCTCGGCTTGCGCTGTCGCAATCACGACAGTCTCAATCGATTGTTCGCTGACCTCTCAGAAACTCAGTACTTCGTTACCTGCCAGAGGCGTTGATGATGGCGAGCTGGATGGAGTGGATGGCAACAAAAAAGCCCCCTCGT is a genomic window containing:
- a CDS encoding phycobilisome rod-core linker polypeptide is translated as MALKNAAYLGIERFRAERNRENWNTGSSNDKEAVLRAAYQQVFGGQYIMDSERLDGVESLFRNGYLSVRELMRNLAKSGLYREKFFNNCNPYHFIELNHKHLLGRAPQNKAEMLHHFTILQEQGFDAEIDAYIDSAEYQERFGEEVVPYLHGWNYSAGQEGRQFSWLMQLARGAAASVKGDTAGRQFRLGKALHQNRAVPVVSPAASGAAFQPTQVANEGITQMMQGIGQKAKMYRIEVTGLNNYRLHKRSSTVRFVPFNKLLETQQMIHRQGGRVASVTPVT